The following proteins come from a genomic window of Kitasatospora sp. NBC_01246:
- a CDS encoding TetR/AcrR family transcriptional regulator, which translates to MGNREDLLAGAKRCLYEKGYGRTTARDVATASGVSLAAIGYHFGSKEALLNAALIEATGEWGVALGAVVARANELADGPEERFVAVWDGVKETFVEHRGLWAAQFEAMVQTDRAPELAAALTAAQKGGRLGLAALFQGLAEVPDTEDELARGMFYQALLVGLAAQWLAAPEMAPTGRDFLRGLQLVAPTVLGAAAP; encoded by the coding sequence ATGGGAAATCGTGAGGACCTGCTGGCCGGCGCCAAGCGCTGTCTGTACGAGAAGGGCTACGGGCGCACCACCGCCCGGGACGTCGCCACCGCCTCCGGCGTCAGCCTGGCGGCGATCGGCTACCACTTCGGCTCGAAGGAGGCGCTGCTCAACGCGGCGCTGATCGAGGCGACGGGGGAGTGGGGCGTCGCACTGGGCGCCGTGGTGGCGCGCGCGAACGAACTCGCGGACGGGCCGGAGGAACGGTTCGTCGCGGTCTGGGACGGGGTGAAGGAGACCTTCGTCGAGCACCGCGGCCTCTGGGCGGCGCAGTTCGAGGCGATGGTGCAGACCGACCGGGCACCCGAGCTGGCGGCGGCGCTCACCGCGGCGCAGAAGGGCGGGCGGCTCGGGCTCGCGGCCCTGTTCCAGGGCCTCGCCGAGGTGCCGGACACCGAGGACGAACTGGCCCGCGGGATGTTCTACCAGGCGCTGCTGGTCGGCCTGGCCGCCCAGTGGCTGGCCGCGCCCGAGATGGCGCCGACCGGGCGGGACTTCCTGCGCGGCCTCCAGCTGGTCGCCCCCACCGTGCTGGGCGCGGCCGCGCCGTAG
- a CDS encoding response regulator transcription factor, with amino-acid sequence MTTHTDPAPRVVIADDQELVRTGFRLILTARGLDVVGEAGDGAEAVATALRLQPDVVLMDIRMPVMDGLEAARRILAQSPHCRVIMLTTFDLDHYVYAALAAGASGFLLKDVTPAHLAAAVHLVNTGDALLAPSITRRLVERFSSAAPAAGASSATPAVHRNLAALTPREREVLTLMGRGLSNAELAKELTLSEATVKTHVARIFAKLTLRDRAQAVVLAYETGLVAPGG; translated from the coding sequence GTGACGACGCACACCGACCCCGCGCCCCGCGTCGTGATCGCCGACGACCAGGAACTGGTCCGTACCGGCTTCCGACTGATACTGACCGCGCGCGGCCTCGACGTGGTGGGCGAGGCCGGAGACGGGGCCGAGGCCGTGGCCACCGCGCTCAGGCTGCAACCCGACGTCGTCCTGATGGACATCCGCATGCCCGTTATGGACGGCCTGGAAGCCGCCCGCCGCATCCTCGCGCAGTCCCCGCACTGCCGGGTCATCATGCTGACCACCTTCGACCTCGACCACTACGTCTACGCCGCCCTCGCCGCCGGAGCCAGCGGATTCCTGCTCAAGGACGTCACCCCCGCGCACCTGGCCGCCGCAGTCCACCTGGTCAACACCGGTGACGCCCTGCTCGCACCCTCGATCACCCGCCGCCTGGTGGAGCGCTTCTCCTCCGCCGCCCCGGCCGCCGGTGCGTCCTCCGCGACCCCGGCCGTCCACCGGAACCTGGCCGCCCTGACGCCGCGCGAGCGCGAGGTGCTGACCCTCATGGGCCGGGGCCTCTCCAACGCCGAACTCGCCAAGGAACTGACGCTCAGCGAGGCGACGGTGAAGACCCATGTGGCCCGGATCTTCGCCAAACTGACTTTGCGCGATCGAGCCCAAGCCGTCGTCCTCGCCTACGAGACGGGGCTCGTCGCGCCGGGCGGCTGA
- a CDS encoding YidH family protein gives MPEAEPGPGPEADGARSPGGGEPDYRFSLANERTFLAWIRTALGLLAGGIAVDQLTPDVAPAPLRIALAVICALGGAVLGATAYRRWIRVEAAIRAGAPLPGTRVLLVLSVGVALVAAVFCGLIIGYGN, from the coding sequence ATGCCGGAGGCGGAGCCGGGGCCGGGGCCGGAGGCGGACGGCGCGCGGTCGCCGGGCGGTGGCGAGCCGGACTACCGGTTCTCGCTGGCCAACGAGCGGACCTTCCTGGCCTGGATCCGGACGGCACTCGGCCTGCTCGCGGGCGGCATCGCCGTCGACCAGCTGACCCCCGACGTCGCCCCCGCGCCGCTGCGGATCGCCCTGGCCGTGATCTGCGCCCTCGGCGGGGCGGTGCTCGGTGCCACCGCGTACCGGCGGTGGATCCGGGTCGAGGCGGCGATCCGCGCCGGGGCGCCACTGCCGGGCACCCGGGTCCTGCTGGTGCTGTCGGTCGGGGTGGCGCTGGTGGCGGCGGTGTTCTGCGGTCTCATCATCGGATACGGCAATTGA
- a CDS encoding TetR/AcrR family transcriptional regulator: MVVRRPPARSRQAQILAVAAERFHRSGYHQVSMTEVAAGVGITAPALYRHFRGKPELLDRTLRLGLDELSGGLRAASTTADVGAALAAVAVGHRPLGTLVQRDARLLPPVRRAGLRRELRADVALMAGVLRAERPELGLADAELLCWSALSAGAGLSYQSAVPQPRRAERLLRELVAAILAVPLGDTSPDPRDYCPAAAPVARAQSRREELLAVAVRLFHRRGFDNVSTDQLGAAVGISGPSVYRHFESKAQLLAASLVRSRERLWHEVEGAIAVADGPGPALEAALAAYVGFARRNNDYLGAMLSETERLAASDRRAAVDFRRDFLRTWVELLCQVRPEYDAAQARIRVHALFALVNDGVRNRPYCERPDLGDCLRRLGRAVLGLPGPA; encoded by the coding sequence ATGGTGGTACGACGGCCGCCCGCGCGATCCCGGCAGGCGCAGATCCTCGCCGTGGCCGCCGAGCGCTTCCACCGCAGCGGTTACCACCAGGTCTCCATGACGGAGGTCGCCGCCGGGGTCGGCATCACCGCGCCGGCCCTCTACCGACACTTCCGGGGCAAGCCCGAACTACTGGACCGCACTCTCCGGTTGGGGCTGGACGAGCTGTCCGGCGGACTGCGCGCGGCATCGACCACGGCTGACGTCGGCGCCGCGCTGGCCGCCGTCGCGGTCGGGCACCGGCCGCTCGGCACGCTGGTGCAGCGGGACGCCCGGCTGCTGCCGCCGGTCCGACGGGCCGGACTGCGCCGCGAGCTGCGCGCGGACGTCGCGCTGATGGCCGGCGTGCTCCGGGCGGAGCGCCCGGAACTCGGCCTTGCCGACGCCGAGTTGCTCTGCTGGTCGGCGCTCTCCGCCGGAGCCGGCCTCTCCTACCAGTCGGCCGTGCCGCAACCGCGCCGGGCCGAGCGGCTGCTGCGCGAGCTGGTGGCGGCGATCCTGGCGGTGCCGCTGGGCGACACCTCGCCCGACCCGCGGGACTACTGCCCGGCGGCCGCGCCGGTGGCCCGGGCGCAGTCCCGCCGGGAGGAACTGCTCGCGGTGGCGGTGCGGTTGTTCCACCGGCGCGGGTTCGACAACGTCAGCACCGACCAACTCGGCGCCGCGGTCGGCATTTCGGGGCCCAGCGTGTACCGGCACTTCGAGAGCAAGGCCCAGCTGCTGGCCGCCTCACTGGTGCGCAGCCGGGAACGGCTCTGGCACGAGGTCGAGGGCGCGATCGCCGTCGCCGACGGGCCCGGGCCGGCCCTGGAGGCCGCGCTGGCCGCCTACGTGGGCTTCGCCCGGCGCAACAACGACTACCTGGGCGCGATGCTGAGCGAGACCGAGCGGCTGGCCGCGTCGGACCGGCGGGCCGCGGTGGACTTCCGCCGGGACTTCCTGCGGACCTGGGTCGAACTGCTCTGCCAGGTCCGCCCCGAGTACGACGCGGCCCAGGCCAGGATCCGGGTGCACGCCCTGTTCGCCCTGGTCAACGACGGGGTGCGGAACCGCCCGTACTGTGAACGGCCGGACCTCGGGGACTGCCTGCGGCGGCTCGGCCGAGCCGTCCTGGGCCTCCCCGGGCCCGCATAG
- a CDS encoding MFS transporter produces the protein MTATTGRAGRREWIGLAVLLLPTLVLTMDMGVLFFAVPYISTTLAPSGTQQLWIMDMYSFLLAGLLITMGSLGDRIGRRRLLMIGAAGFIGASALAAYADGAGQLIAARAVLGAAGATVMPSTLALIRNMFHDPKERQIALGAWGGVLTTGATLGPVVGGFLLAHFWWGSVFLVAVPVMALLLVVAPFLLPEYRSPQQGGFDLLGAGLSLASILPLVYGVKTLAVDGWSPLAAAAVPVGLVFAALFVLRQRTAAAPLLDLSLFRIRAFTGAISVNMVAMFAMMGFTLFTSQYLQLVKGMSPLTASLWSLVPSVGVGAAVGLGAALAGKVRPAVLMAGGFLIGAAGFAMMTQVGADSPLALILTAAGVLAAGTVGTMTLTAEMVVSAAPIERAGTASATSETAVELGSSLGIALLGAAGAAVYRSRLDGALPVGIDGEAARTAQDTLGGAVTVAAQLPGRLGTELLDTARTAFTDGLHVAALVGLVFAVGAALLAYRLMSHLPARPATDDTESVEGAGGAEGTDRKAAEPATV, from the coding sequence ATGACCGCAACCACCGGCCGCGCAGGCCGTCGCGAATGGATCGGCCTGGCCGTCCTCCTGCTCCCCACGCTCGTCCTGACCATGGACATGGGCGTGCTCTTCTTCGCCGTCCCGTACATCTCCACCACGCTGGCGCCGAGCGGCACCCAGCAGCTGTGGATCATGGACATGTACTCGTTCCTGCTGGCCGGGCTGCTGATCACGATGGGCTCGCTGGGCGACCGGATCGGCCGGCGCCGGCTGCTGATGATCGGCGCCGCCGGTTTCATCGGGGCCTCGGCCCTGGCCGCCTACGCCGACGGCGCGGGCCAGCTGATCGCCGCCCGCGCCGTGCTGGGCGCCGCCGGGGCGACCGTGATGCCCTCGACCCTCGCGCTGATCCGGAACATGTTCCACGACCCCAAGGAGCGGCAGATCGCCCTCGGCGCCTGGGGCGGCGTCCTCACCACCGGGGCCACGCTCGGCCCGGTCGTCGGCGGGTTCCTGCTGGCCCACTTCTGGTGGGGTTCGGTCTTCCTGGTCGCCGTCCCGGTGATGGCCCTGCTGCTGGTCGTGGCCCCCTTCCTGCTGCCCGAGTACCGCTCCCCGCAGCAGGGCGGCTTCGACCTGCTCGGCGCCGGCCTCTCGCTGGCCTCGATCCTGCCGCTGGTCTACGGCGTCAAGACCCTCGCGGTGGACGGCTGGAGCCCGCTCGCCGCCGCGGCCGTCCCGGTCGGGCTGGTCTTCGCCGCCCTCTTCGTCCTCCGCCAGCGCACCGCCGCCGCCCCGCTGCTCGACCTGAGCCTGTTCAGGATCCGCGCCTTCACCGGGGCGATCAGCGTCAACATGGTCGCGATGTTCGCGATGATGGGCTTCACCCTCTTCACCTCGCAGTACCTGCAGCTGGTCAAGGGCATGAGCCCGCTGACGGCCTCGCTCTGGTCGCTCGTCCCCAGCGTGGGCGTCGGTGCGGCGGTCGGGCTGGGCGCGGCGCTCGCCGGGAAGGTCCGGCCGGCGGTGCTGATGGCCGGCGGCTTCCTGATCGGCGCGGCCGGCTTCGCGATGATGACCCAGGTCGGCGCCGACTCGCCGCTCGCCCTCATCCTCACCGCGGCGGGGGTCCTGGCCGCCGGCACCGTCGGCACCATGACGCTCACCGCCGAGATGGTCGTCTCCGCCGCACCGATCGAGCGGGCCGGTACCGCCTCCGCCACCTCCGAGACGGCGGTCGAGCTCGGCAGCTCGCTCGGCATCGCCCTGCTCGGTGCGGCCGGCGCCGCGGTCTACCGGTCTCGGCTGGACGGCGCCCTCCCCGTCGGGATCGACGGCGAGGCCGCCCGCACCGCCCAGGACACCCTCGGTGGCGCGGTCACCGTCGCCGCCCAGCTGCCCGGCCGCCTCGGCACCGAGCTGCTCGACACCGCGCGGACCGCCTTCACCGACGGCCTGCACGTGGCCGCCCTGGTCGGCCTGGTCTTCGCGGTCGGCGCCGCCCTCCTCGCCTACCGCCTGATGTCCCACCTCCCCGCCCGGCCGGCCACGGACGACACCGAGAGCGTCGAGGGTGCCGGGGGTGCCGAGGGCACCGACCGGAAGGCCGCCGAGCCCGCCACCGTCTGA
- a CDS encoding ABC transporter permease, whose translation MSAVWRASRAAVKRRRLQTFVIGLVVFCSTTTVLLALALLGVASSPFDKAFAEQRGAHTVATFDTTKASPEQLARTARQPGVEAAAGPFGQAVVDIPKDWLWMAGGTLTVVGRADPAGPVDRIELLEGHWATAPGEIVVNWSVQGSPGTKLLGTRLETPGGPTLTVVGFATSMSRSASAWVTPEQLAELHPSAAQMLYRFTESSTQARLGAGLAAATAGLPAESVTGAQTWLDLKQAFSALVDSYLPFMTLFGILGLLVSTLIVGNVVSGAVVSGYRHIGVLKALGFTPNQVVAVYLAMLSVPAVAGCVLGTLAGNALAGPILKVAFTGIDVGRASVGGVSPWVSVACLLGMPALVLLTALVPALRAHRLPAAQAISAGAAPKTGRGLRVQRILGATRLPRPVSLGLGQPFARPARTLLTLAAIVLGVTTVTLSTGLTSTLVAFGNVGKEDGGARIQVQTGGPGNGRTAPLPDDRQIEERLRSLPGADGVRARALAQAGMTGQSQPVFADFYRGDDSSYAHVIVRGRAPVAAGEAVAGPSFLTQRGLKVGDRVMLELNGRQVQVTIVGQLIEGNARALEASWQTLARLAPEARATEYTVRLAPGADARAYAEAVQAIDPGLSASVLDAGNAGTATVITISTVFTVLLTLVASLGVFNTVLLNTRERRRDLGMLKSIGMTPRQVVAMTVTSVAGLGAVGGLVGIPLGIAAHRLVVDHVGVVDFPEYMKDVWHAPQLAAMLLAGVAIAVLGALVPARTAARTTIASVLHTE comes from the coding sequence GTGAGCGCCGTGTGGAGGGCCTCGCGCGCGGCCGTGAAGCGCCGCCGGCTCCAGACCTTCGTCATCGGGCTCGTCGTGTTTTGCTCGACCACGACCGTCCTGCTCGCGCTGGCCCTGCTCGGCGTCGCGTCGAGCCCCTTCGACAAGGCCTTCGCCGAGCAGCGCGGCGCCCATACGGTGGCGACCTTCGACACCACGAAGGCATCGCCGGAGCAGCTGGCGCGGACCGCCCGGCAACCCGGGGTGGAGGCCGCGGCCGGGCCCTTCGGGCAGGCCGTCGTCGACATTCCCAAGGACTGGCTGTGGATGGCCGGCGGCACCCTCACGGTGGTCGGCCGGGCCGATCCGGCGGGACCGGTGGACCGGATCGAGCTGCTGGAGGGCCACTGGGCCACCGCGCCCGGGGAGATCGTCGTCAACTGGTCCGTCCAGGGTTCCCCCGGAACGAAGCTGCTGGGCACCAGGCTGGAGACGCCCGGGGGGCCGACGCTGACCGTCGTCGGCTTCGCCACCAGCATGAGCAGGTCGGCGAGCGCCTGGGTCACCCCCGAGCAGCTGGCCGAACTGCACCCGTCCGCGGCCCAGATGCTCTACCGCTTCACGGAGTCCTCGACGCAGGCCCGGCTGGGCGCCGGGCTGGCCGCGGCCACCGCAGGGCTGCCCGCGGAGTCGGTGACCGGCGCGCAGACCTGGCTCGACCTCAAGCAGGCCTTCTCGGCACTGGTCGACTCCTACCTCCCCTTCATGACGCTCTTCGGCATCCTCGGCCTGCTGGTCTCCACCCTGATCGTCGGCAACGTGGTCAGCGGCGCGGTCGTCTCCGGGTACCGGCACATCGGGGTACTCAAGGCCCTGGGCTTCACCCCGAACCAGGTCGTCGCCGTCTACCTGGCGATGCTCTCGGTGCCGGCCGTGGCGGGCTGCGTGCTGGGCACGCTGGCCGGCAACGCCCTGGCCGGGCCGATCCTGAAGGTCGCCTTCACCGGCATCGACGTGGGCCGGGCCTCGGTCGGCGGCGTCAGCCCCTGGGTCTCGGTGGCCTGCCTCCTGGGCATGCCCGCCCTCGTCCTGCTGACCGCGCTGGTCCCCGCCCTGCGGGCCCACCGGCTGCCCGCCGCGCAGGCGATCAGCGCGGGCGCCGCGCCGAAGACCGGGCGCGGGCTGCGCGTCCAGCGGATCCTCGGCGCCACCAGGCTGCCCCGTCCGGTCAGCCTGGGGCTGGGCCAGCCGTTCGCCCGCCCCGCCCGCACGCTGCTGACCCTGGCGGCCATCGTCCTCGGGGTCACCACGGTGACCCTGTCGACCGGACTGACCAGCACCCTGGTGGCCTTCGGCAACGTCGGGAAGGAGGACGGCGGCGCCCGGATCCAGGTGCAGACCGGGGGACCGGGCAACGGCCGGACCGCCCCCCTGCCCGACGACCGGCAGATCGAGGAACGGCTGCGCTCCCTCCCGGGCGCGGACGGGGTGCGGGCCCGCGCGCTGGCCCAGGCGGGCATGACCGGGCAGAGCCAGCCCGTCTTCGCCGACTTCTACCGCGGGGACGACTCCTCGTACGCCCACGTGATCGTCAGGGGCCGTGCGCCGGTGGCGGCGGGCGAGGCCGTGGCCGGGCCGTCGTTCCTGACCCAGCGCGGGTTGAAGGTCGGTGACCGGGTCATGCTGGAGCTGAACGGCAGGCAGGTCCAGGTGACCATCGTGGGTCAGCTCATCGAGGGCAACGCCCGGGCGCTGGAGGCCTCGTGGCAGACCCTCGCCCGACTCGCACCGGAGGCCCGCGCCACCGAGTACACGGTACGGCTCGCCCCCGGGGCCGACGCGCGCGCCTACGCCGAGGCGGTCCAGGCGATCGACCCGGGACTGAGCGCCTCGGTGCTGGACGCGGGCAACGCCGGCACCGCCACCGTCATCACCATCTCGACGGTGTTCACCGTGCTGCTGACCCTCGTCGCCTCGCTCGGTGTCTTCAACACCGTCCTCCTGAACACCCGCGAGCGGCGCCGCGACCTGGGCATGCTCAAGTCGATCGGAATGACCCCCCGGCAGGTGGTGGCGATGACGGTGACCTCCGTCGCCGGGCTGGGCGCGGTCGGCGGGCTAGTCGGAATCCCGCTAGGAATCGCGGCGCACCGCCTCGTGGTGGACCACGTCGGGGTGGTCGACTTCCCCGAGTACATGAAGGACGTCTGGCACGCGCCGCAGCTGGCCGCGATGCTTCTGGCGGGCGTGGCGATCGCCGTCCTCGGCGCCCTCGTCCCGGCCCGCACGGCGGCCCGGACGACCATCGCCTCGGTGCTGCACACCGAGTAG
- a CDS encoding sensor histidine kinase: protein MWESWTIWLGIALVAAVGAAGWLGVAAARARRRHRAAIEERGWLLERERESAARTAVDAERARIAAELHDIVSHNVSLMVVQAGAAREVLATMPEEAAAAMSAVETAGRNTMTELRHLLGLLAPPQNGEEEPYDVDLSPQPSLSRLSPLIDRIAFAGLPVEMRVSGEPRPLPTGIDVTAYRIIQEALTNALKHGDGAKAEVTVRYADTHLRVEVLNSGPSVLSGGRPTTAPAPAKAAGTGRGLLGLRERVAVYGGDLDARRRLGGGYRVRARIPLERP from the coding sequence GTGTGGGAATCCTGGACGATCTGGCTGGGCATCGCCCTGGTGGCGGCAGTCGGCGCCGCCGGGTGGCTCGGCGTGGCGGCGGCACGGGCGCGGCGGCGGCACCGAGCCGCCATCGAGGAGCGCGGCTGGCTGCTGGAGCGGGAGCGCGAGAGCGCGGCGCGGACGGCGGTCGACGCCGAGCGGGCCAGGATCGCCGCCGAACTCCACGACATCGTCAGCCACAACGTGAGCCTCATGGTGGTCCAGGCCGGGGCCGCCCGCGAGGTCCTGGCCACGATGCCCGAGGAGGCCGCGGCGGCGATGAGCGCCGTCGAGACCGCCGGCCGCAACACCATGACCGAGCTGCGGCACCTGCTCGGCCTGCTCGCACCCCCGCAGAACGGCGAGGAGGAGCCCTACGACGTCGACCTGTCACCGCAGCCGAGCCTGAGCCGGCTCAGCCCGCTGATCGACCGGATCGCCTTCGCCGGCCTGCCCGTCGAGATGCGCGTCTCGGGCGAGCCGCGCCCGCTGCCGACCGGCATCGACGTCACCGCCTATCGGATCATTCAGGAGGCCCTGACCAATGCCCTCAAACACGGGGACGGAGCCAAAGCCGAGGTGACGGTGCGATACGCGGACACCCACCTGCGGGTCGAGGTGTTGAACAGCGGGCCGAGCGTCCTGTCGGGCGGCCGGCCCACGACGGCGCCGGCCCCGGCCAAGGCCGCCGGAACGGGCCGCGGGCTGCTCGGCCTGCGGGAGCGGGTCGCCGTCTACGGCGGCGACCTCGACGCCCGACGCCGCCTCGGCGGCGGCTACCGCGTCCGGGCCCGGATCCCACTGGAGCGGCCGTGA
- a CDS encoding cupin codes for MVDLEQLAVEHAAKATESPHGRSAHLVVHDGVLRQTVIALTAGTSLDEHNAPAAASIQVLRGRVSLTVAGHLQELSAGQLHPIPQDRHGLLAHVDSVVLLTAVTA; via the coding sequence ATGGTCGATCTCGAACAGCTCGCCGTGGAGCACGCGGCCAAGGCCACCGAGAGCCCGCACGGGCGAAGCGCCCACCTCGTGGTGCACGACGGCGTGCTGCGGCAGACCGTGATCGCGCTGACCGCCGGGACGTCGCTGGACGAGCACAACGCCCCCGCCGCCGCCAGCATCCAGGTGCTGCGCGGCCGGGTCTCGCTCACCGTCGCCGGGCATCTGCAGGAGCTGTCGGCGGGCCAGCTGCACCCGATCCCGCAGGACCGGCACGGGCTGCTGGCCCACGTCGACTCGGTGGTGCTGCTGACGGCGGTCACGGCGTAG
- a CDS encoding acyl-CoA dehydrogenase family protein, producing MRRTVFTEDHEAFRETIRDFIANEVVPVYEGWEAEGHPPRDFYRQLGALGVFGIEVPEEYGGAGESGFKYQAVVAEETARAGVSFGSSGVHTGLVLPYLLEYADEEQKQRWLPGFVSGDIMTAIAMTEPGAGSDLAGITTTARLSEDGTHYVLNGAKTFITGGVLADLVLVICRTAPYDPENRRAGLSILCVDTASAGYTVGRKLQKIGLRTSDTAELAFSDVKVPVENLLGEEGKAFSYLTHNLVQERLAIAVGAYAASAAAVRFAVQYVKDRKVFGKAVAEFQNTKFTLADCEAQVVAQQSMVDRALELYQSGELTVADAAATKLFCTESASGVIDKCLQLHGGYGYILEYPIARLYTDNRVFRIYGGTSEVMRSIVAKSLGL from the coding sequence GTGCGCCGCACCGTGTTCACCGAGGACCACGAGGCCTTCCGGGAGACCATCCGGGACTTCATCGCCAACGAGGTCGTGCCCGTCTACGAGGGCTGGGAGGCCGAGGGCCACCCGCCGCGCGACTTCTACCGCCAGCTCGGCGCGCTCGGCGTCTTCGGCATCGAGGTCCCCGAGGAGTACGGCGGCGCGGGCGAGAGCGGCTTCAAGTACCAGGCCGTGGTGGCCGAGGAGACCGCCCGGGCGGGCGTCAGCTTCGGCTCCTCGGGCGTGCACACCGGCCTGGTGCTGCCGTACCTGCTGGAGTACGCCGACGAGGAGCAGAAGCAGCGCTGGCTGCCCGGTTTCGTCTCCGGCGACATCATGACCGCCATCGCGATGACCGAGCCGGGCGCCGGCTCCGACCTCGCGGGCATCACCACCACGGCCCGGCTCTCCGAGGACGGCACCCACTACGTCCTCAACGGCGCCAAGACCTTCATCACCGGCGGCGTGCTCGCCGACCTCGTCCTGGTGATCTGCCGGACCGCGCCGTACGACCCGGAGAACCGCCGGGCCGGCCTCTCCATCCTCTGCGTGGACACGGCCTCCGCGGGCTACACCGTGGGCCGCAAGCTGCAGAAGATCGGTCTGCGCACCTCCGACACCGCCGAGCTGGCCTTCAGCGACGTCAAGGTGCCGGTGGAGAACCTGCTCGGCGAGGAGGGCAAGGCCTTCTCCTACCTGACCCACAACCTGGTCCAGGAGCGGCTGGCGATCGCGGTCGGCGCCTACGCGGCCTCCGCGGCGGCGGTGCGGTTCGCGGTCCAGTACGTCAAGGACCGCAAGGTGTTCGGCAAGGCGGTGGCCGAGTTCCAGAACACCAAGTTCACGCTGGCCGACTGCGAGGCCCAGGTGGTCGCCCAGCAGTCGATGGTCGACCGCGCGCTGGAGCTCTACCAGAGCGGCGAGCTGACGGTCGCGGACGCGGCGGCGACCAAGCTGTTCTGCACCGAGTCGGCCTCCGGCGTGATCGACAAGTGCCTCCAGCTGCACGGTGGTTACGGCTACATCCTGGAGTACCCGATCGCCCGCCTCTACACCGACAACCGGGTGTTCCGGATCTACGGCGGCACCAGCGAGGTCATGCGCAGCATCGTCGCGAAGTCGCTCGGCCTGTAG
- a CDS encoding ABC transporter ATP-binding protein: protein MTTDHGNDRPVVVRLDGVHKEFGDAKALDGLSLEIRAGDAVAVMGPSGCGKSTLLNMVAGLDRPTSGTVEVQGHDLGKLNETGLALFRRRNVGMIFQFFNLIDDLPVLDNVALAAQLTGTPARQARRRALELLDELGVAERRNNYPATLSGGERQRVAVARALMNRPALLLADEPTGALDSRSGEQVMDLLIDLNQIGQTLLIVTHDPQLATRCASRLIEVADGRVGRESVLEASA from the coding sequence ATGACGACTGATCATGGAAATGACCGGCCCGTGGTGGTGCGGCTCGACGGCGTGCACAAGGAGTTCGGCGACGCGAAGGCCCTGGACGGCCTGTCGCTGGAGATCAGGGCGGGGGACGCGGTGGCCGTGATGGGCCCCTCCGGCTGCGGGAAGTCCACCCTGCTCAACATGGTGGCCGGGCTGGACCGGCCGACCTCCGGCACGGTCGAGGTGCAGGGCCACGACCTCGGGAAGCTGAACGAGACCGGTCTGGCGCTGTTCCGGCGGCGCAACGTCGGCATGATCTTCCAGTTCTTCAACCTCATCGACGATCTGCCCGTGCTGGACAACGTGGCGCTGGCCGCGCAGCTCACCGGCACCCCGGCCCGGCAGGCCCGCCGCCGCGCCCTGGAGCTCCTCGACGAACTCGGTGTCGCCGAACGCCGGAACAACTATCCGGCGACCCTGAGCGGCGGCGAGCGGCAGCGGGTGGCCGTGGCGAGGGCCCTGATGAACCGGCCCGCGCTGCTGCTCGCCGACGAACCGACCGGCGCCCTCGACAGCCGGTCGGGCGAGCAGGTGATGGACCTGCTGATCGACCTGAACCAGATCGGCCAGACCCTGTTGATCGTCACCCACGACCCGCAGCTGGCCACCCGCTGTGCCAGCCGGTTGATCGAAGTGGCCGACGGCCGGGTCGGTCGCGAGAGCGTGCTGGAGGCGAGCGCGTGA
- a CDS encoding DUF3626 domain-containing protein, translating to MSIDTAGPATPSPAQERALRHVTALATGGPLAAGLRITLNFHPDRADGGRDILEALAQDGVYRSQFVTGTGNGGLTAHPGGDRWRWESRIFGGAYDEAPAEERPVYGALDYRRKPVGAAPRFGSAHLRLAPQALARATFCYPDSYLDPSDFGTADRMALIALAEADDADELDDYIEAQVHGPVRLDRDVEAVVLDPSYRGTAVEERARRLPCPLAWHPGLRLSTEELSRHPDYRGAEFVALGLAIAEDGLLDPRVIGDAVRTGRHDPQALKRVWHYLARFGSPVE from the coding sequence ATGAGCATCGACACGGCCGGCCCCGCGACCCCCAGCCCCGCCCAGGAACGAGCCCTGCGGCACGTCACGGCGCTCGCCACCGGCGGCCCGCTCGCCGCCGGACTGCGCATCACCCTCAACTTCCACCCCGACCGGGCCGACGGCGGCCGGGACATCCTGGAGGCGCTCGCCCAGGACGGCGTCTACCGCTCCCAGTTCGTCACCGGTACCGGCAACGGCGGGCTGACCGCCCACCCCGGCGGTGACCGCTGGCGCTGGGAGAGCCGGATCTTCGGCGGCGCCTACGACGAGGCCCCGGCGGAGGAGCGCCCGGTGTACGGGGCGCTGGACTACCGGCGCAAGCCCGTCGGCGCGGCGCCGCGCTTCGGCTCGGCCCATCTCCGGCTCGCTCCGCAGGCTCTCGCCCGGGCCACCTTCTGCTACCCGGACAGCTACCTCGACCCGTCCGACTTCGGCACCGCCGACCGGATGGCCCTGATCGCCCTCGCCGAGGCCGACGACGCGGACGAGCTGGACGACTACATCGAGGCCCAGGTGCACGGGCCGGTCCGGCTCGACAGGGACGTGGAGGCGGTGGTGCTGGACCCGAGCTACCGGGGCACCGCGGTCGAGGAGCGGGCCCGCCGGCTGCCGTGCCCGCTCGCCTGGCACCCCGGCCTGCGGCTGTCGACCGAGGAGCTGAGCCGCCACCCCGACTACCGGGGGGCCGAGTTCGTCGCCCTCGGCCTCGCGATCGCCGAGGACGGGCTGCTCGACCCGCGCGTCATCGGTGACGCCGTCCGCACCGGCCGGCACGATCCGCAGGCCCTCAAGCGGGTCTGGCACTACCTGGCGCGCTTCGGCTCACCCGTCGAGTAG